In Priestia megaterium NBRC 15308 = ATCC 14581, the following proteins share a genomic window:
- a CDS encoding FxsA family protein: MIEKREGESFSFCLANSISEEVMMVRKLLPLLLIVPAVEVMILIYSSHLIGVMSTFLLIIATSFIGAFLAKKQGTSLFQKAQRQMSQGHVPSGEILDGMCVLFGGLFLLFPGFLTDVVGFIFLLPFTRRIVKPFLLTWLRRFFQGRNRMTIIR, translated from the coding sequence ATGATAGAAAAAAGAGAAGGGGAATCCTTCTCTTTTTGTTTAGCCAATTCAATAAGCGAAGAGGTGATGATGGTGAGGAAGCTCCTTCCGCTCCTTCTTATTGTACCTGCTGTTGAGGTAATGATTTTGATTTATTCAAGTCATCTCATTGGTGTAATGTCAACATTTTTACTGATTATTGCTACCAGTTTTATTGGTGCGTTTCTAGCGAAAAAACAAGGAACATCTCTTTTTCAAAAGGCACAGCGTCAGATGAGCCAGGGACATGTTCCAAGCGGTGAAATCCTTGATGGTATGTGTGTACTATTTGGCGGACTGTTTCTGCTGTTTCCAGGCTTCTTGACAGATGTTGTGGGCTTTATCTTTTTACTGCCGTTTACACGCAGAATCGTTAAGCCTTTTCTTTTAACGTGGCTAAGAAGATTTTTTCAAGGACGTAATCGAATGACGATTATTCGTTAA
- the pyk gene encoding pyruvate kinase has protein sequence MRKTKIVCTIGPASESVEKLVELINSGLNVCRLNFSHGDFEEHGARIVNIREAAKQTGKTVGILLDTKGPEIRTNTMENGAIELEEGSEIIVSMTEVVGTTEKFSITYPGLIDDVHVGSKILLDDGLIGLEVLDINKTDGEIKTKVLNPGTLKNKKGVNVPNVSVNLPGITEKDASDIVFGIEQGIDFIAASFVRRASDVLEIRELLEKHNAAHIQIISKIENQEGVDNIKEILEVSDGLMVARGDLGVEIPAEEVPLVQKDLIKQCNALGKPVITATQMLDSMQRNPRPTRAEASDVANAIFDGTDAIMLSGETAAGSYPVEAVQTMHSIASRAEQALNYSEILQQRSKQVGPSITDAIGQSVVHTALNLNASAIVAPTESGYTAKIVSKYRPQSPIVAVAANDSVARRLSLVWGVTPVVGERVNTIDDMLDHAVNDAVKTGVVAHGDLVVITAGVPVGESGATNLMKVQVVGDVLAKGQGIGRKAAVGKVVIAKTAEEANAKMTEGAILVTNSTDRDMISAIEKAGALITEEGGLTSHAAVVGLNLSIPVIVGVENATSVFSEDQDITVDASRGVVYNGHASVL, from the coding sequence ATGCGTAAAACTAAAATTGTATGTACTATTGGACCAGCGAGTGAAAGTGTAGAAAAATTAGTTGAACTAATTAACTCAGGCTTAAACGTTTGTCGTCTAAACTTCTCTCACGGTGACTTTGAAGAGCACGGTGCACGTATTGTTAACATTCGTGAAGCTGCGAAACAAACAGGTAAAACAGTAGGTATCTTACTTGATACAAAAGGACCTGAAATTCGTACAAACACAATGGAAAATGGTGCAATTGAGTTAGAAGAAGGCTCTGAAATCATTGTTTCTATGACAGAAGTAGTGGGAACAACTGAAAAATTCTCAATTACATATCCAGGTCTAATCGATGACGTACACGTAGGATCAAAAATCCTTTTAGATGACGGTTTAATCGGTCTTGAAGTACTCGACATCAATAAAACTGATGGTGAAATCAAAACAAAAGTACTTAACCCTGGTACATTAAAAAATAAAAAAGGTGTAAACGTGCCAAACGTAAGTGTAAACCTTCCTGGTATCACTGAAAAAGATGCAAGCGATATTGTATTCGGTATCGAACAAGGCATTGATTTTATCGCTGCTTCTTTTGTGCGTCGCGCATCTGATGTATTAGAAATTCGTGAACTACTAGAAAAACACAATGCAGCTCACATTCAAATCATCTCAAAAATCGAAAACCAAGAAGGCGTAGATAACATCAAGGAAATTCTTGAAGTTTCAGACGGTTTAATGGTTGCTCGTGGTGACTTAGGAGTAGAAATTCCTGCTGAAGAAGTACCATTAGTACAAAAAGATCTAATCAAACAATGTAATGCGCTTGGCAAACCAGTTATTACAGCTACACAAATGCTTGATTCAATGCAACGCAACCCGCGCCCGACTCGTGCGGAAGCAAGTGACGTTGCCAATGCTATCTTTGATGGTACAGATGCAATTATGTTATCTGGTGAAACAGCTGCAGGTTCTTACCCAGTTGAAGCTGTACAAACAATGCATTCAATTGCTTCTCGTGCTGAGCAAGCTCTAAACTACTCTGAGATTTTACAACAGCGCAGCAAGCAAGTTGGCCCATCTATTACAGATGCAATTGGACAATCTGTGGTACACACAGCGCTTAACTTAAACGCTAGTGCAATTGTAGCGCCAACAGAAAGTGGTTATACAGCGAAAATCGTTTCTAAATATCGTCCGCAATCTCCAATCGTAGCTGTTGCAGCAAACGATTCTGTTGCACGTCGTCTGTCTCTAGTATGGGGTGTTACACCAGTTGTTGGTGAGCGCGTAAATACAATTGACGATATGTTAGATCACGCTGTAAATGACGCAGTAAAAACAGGCGTTGTAGCACACGGCGACTTAGTGGTTATTACAGCTGGTGTTCCAGTTGGAGAATCAGGTGCAACGAACTTAATGAAAGTTCAAGTTGTAGGTGACGTTCTTGCTAAAGGACAAGGAATTGGTCGTAAAGCAGCAGTTGGTAAAGTAGTTATTGCTAAAACTGCTGAAGAAGCAAATGCAAAAATGACTGAAGGTGCTATCCTTGTTACAAACAGCACAGATCGCGATATGATCAGTGCAATCGAAAAAGCAGGAGCTCTTATTACAGAAGAAGGCGGTCTAACAAGCCATGCAGCTGTAGTAGGGTTAAACTTAAGCATTCCTGTCATTGTAGGCGTAGAAAATGCAACAAGCGTATTCTCAGAAGATCAAGATATTACAGTTGATGCTTCACGTGGTGTCGTATACAACGGACACGCAAGCGTACTGTAA
- the accA gene encoding acetyl-CoA carboxylase carboxyl transferase subunit alpha, with product MVSELEFERPIVELRNKIAELKEFAKNTEVDLSSEIDKLENRLEKVENDIYNHLSPWNRVQIARHPERPTTLDYISRLFTNFLECHGDRFYGDDEAIVGGIAKFNGVPVTVIGHQRGKDTKENIRRNFGMPHPEGYRKALRLMKQAEKFNRPIICFIDTKGAYPGKAAEERGQSEAIAKNLFEMAGLTVPVICIVIGEGGSGGALALGLGNHLHMLENSTYSVISPEGAAAILWKDSSLAKKAAETMKITAPDLKELGIVDEMVSEVKGGAHRDIDAQAGYMEGIIKKSLKELMNLSKEELVEERYLKYKKIGQFVAENDAITIK from the coding sequence GTGGTAAGCGAATTAGAATTTGAACGTCCAATTGTTGAGTTGCGAAACAAGATTGCAGAGCTTAAAGAGTTTGCTAAAAATACAGAAGTGGATTTATCTAGCGAAATTGATAAGTTAGAAAATCGCTTAGAAAAAGTAGAAAACGATATTTACAATCATCTAAGCCCATGGAACCGTGTTCAAATTGCTCGTCATCCTGAGCGTCCTACAACACTCGATTATATTTCTCGCTTGTTTACAAACTTTTTAGAGTGTCATGGAGATCGCTTTTATGGAGATGATGAAGCAATCGTAGGAGGAATTGCTAAGTTTAATGGCGTGCCTGTTACCGTGATTGGACATCAGAGAGGTAAAGATACGAAAGAAAATATTCGCCGTAATTTTGGTATGCCTCATCCTGAAGGCTACCGTAAAGCACTGCGTCTAATGAAGCAAGCGGAGAAATTTAACCGCCCAATTATTTGCTTTATTGATACAAAAGGAGCTTATCCAGGGAAAGCGGCAGAAGAGCGCGGACAAAGCGAAGCTATTGCGAAAAACCTTTTCGAAATGGCTGGCTTAACTGTACCTGTTATTTGCATTGTAATTGGAGAAGGAGGAAGCGGGGGAGCCTTGGCATTAGGTTTAGGAAATCACCTTCATATGCTTGAGAACTCGACGTATTCAGTTATTTCTCCAGAAGGAGCGGCAGCCATTCTTTGGAAAGATTCTTCTCTTGCGAAAAAAGCTGCTGAAACGATGAAGATTACAGCACCAGATTTGAAAGAACTGGGTATTGTAGATGAAATGGTTTCAGAGGTAAAAGGCGGAGCTCACCGAGATATCGATGCGCAAGCTGGATACATGGAGGGCATTATCAAGAAATCATTAAAAGAGCTGATGAATTTATCAAAAGAAGAGCTAGTGGAAGAGCGTTATTTAAAATACAAAAAAATCGGACAATTTGTAGCTGAAAACGATGCCATTACTATAAAATAA
- the accD gene encoding acetyl-CoA carboxylase, carboxyltransferase subunit beta, whose product MLRDLFTKNTKTPKKRKYATIPSEHMRQDVPEGIMTKCKKCKKIMYTKELNKNLKVCLNCGYHHQMTAPERIESLIDSGTFVEYDKDMTSENPLGFPDYLEKLEKDREKTNLSEAIVTGEGDIEGIKVVVAVMDSHFRMGSMGSVVGEKITRAIEKAKEMHVPFLIFTASGGARMQEGVLSLMQMAKTSAALKMFSDEGGLIISIMTHPTTGGVSASFASLGDYNLAEPGALIGFAGRRIIEQTIREELPEDFQTSEFLLKHGQLDGVIDRHDLKETLTTILDIHVAGGDIEW is encoded by the coding sequence TTGTTACGAGATTTATTTACAAAAAACACAAAAACTCCAAAAAAACGAAAATATGCTACGATTCCTTCTGAGCATATGAGACAAGATGTACCTGAAGGAATTATGACCAAGTGTAAAAAGTGTAAAAAAATAATGTATACGAAAGAGTTAAATAAAAACTTAAAAGTATGCTTAAACTGTGGATATCATCACCAAATGACAGCACCAGAGCGTATCGAAAGCTTAATCGACAGCGGAACGTTTGTTGAATACGACAAAGATATGACGTCAGAAAATCCTCTTGGGTTCCCTGATTATCTTGAAAAGCTCGAAAAAGATCGTGAGAAAACTAATTTAAGTGAAGCGATTGTTACGGGTGAAGGAGATATTGAAGGCATTAAAGTAGTAGTTGCTGTTATGGATTCACACTTCCGTATGGGAAGCATGGGTTCTGTAGTCGGCGAGAAAATTACTCGCGCCATTGAAAAAGCGAAGGAAATGCATGTTCCATTCCTTATTTTCACAGCTTCAGGCGGTGCACGTATGCAAGAAGGTGTTCTGAGCTTGATGCAAATGGCTAAAACTAGCGCAGCTCTTAAAATGTTCAGTGATGAAGGCGGCTTAATCATTTCGATTATGACACATCCTACTACAGGAGGCGTGTCAGCAAGCTTTGCTTCGTTAGGTGATTATAATTTAGCCGAGCCGGGCGCGTTAATTGGCTTTGCTGGAAGACGTATTATTGAACAAACAATTAGAGAAGAGCTTCCAGAAGATTTTCAGACGTCGGAATTTCTGTTGAAGCATGGTCAGCTAGACGGAGTTATTGACCGTCATGATTTAAAAGAAACGTTAACAACTATTTTAGATATACACGTAGCAGGAGGTGACATCGAGTGGTAA
- a CDS encoding FadR/GntR family transcriptional regulator, with product MKNERSKVYVEILKQIRQLMEDDRLTTGDKIPSERELSERLGAGRSSVREALRALELIGLIETRRGEGTFIKEVGDHQFIDLLATFLVQDGKTKSDLIQTRYILEKSCLYFVLAEQDEINVSKAIQKQNDDCLKNLFDYLFSLQPNRLLHRIWLIICRFSQTFQQNSAPSDILISELVEALAKKDEAAVLNLHHQCYKQV from the coding sequence TTGAAGAATGAACGTTCAAAAGTATATGTAGAAATTCTAAAACAAATTCGCCAGCTAATGGAAGACGATCGTTTAACTACGGGGGATAAAATCCCGTCAGAACGAGAGCTTTCTGAACGGTTAGGCGCAGGACGTTCTTCCGTTCGAGAAGCGCTCAGAGCGTTAGAGCTAATTGGGTTGATTGAAACTAGAAGAGGTGAAGGTACGTTTATTAAAGAAGTAGGGGATCATCAATTTATTGATTTATTAGCTACTTTTTTAGTACAAGACGGTAAAACAAAATCAGATTTAATTCAGACTAGATATATTCTTGAAAAGAGCTGTTTGTATTTTGTTTTAGCGGAACAGGACGAAATCAATGTTTCGAAAGCAATTCAAAAGCAGAATGACGATTGTTTGAAGAACTTGTTTGACTATTTGTTTTCTTTGCAGCCTAATCGGCTATTACACCGAATCTGGCTGATTATTTGCCGTTTTTCTCAAACTTTTCAACAAAACTCAGCGCCAAGCGACATTCTGATAAGTGAATTAGTAGAGGCGTTAGCTAAAAAAGATGAAGCAGCTGTATTAAATCTTCACCATCAGTGCTACAAACAAGTGTGA
- a CDS encoding NAD(P)-dependent malic enzyme, translating to MSLREEALHMHRINKGKLESKSKIPVRNAEDLSLAYSPGVAEPCKEIYDDVNNVYEYTMKGNMVAVVSDGTAVLGLGNIGPEAALPVMEGKAVLFKSFAGVDAFPICLNTTDVDKIIETVKLLEPTFGGVNLEDIAAPNCFEIEERLKKETNIPVFHDDQHGTAIVTVAGLLNALKLTGRKMSQIKVVANGAGAAGIAIIKLLYSYGVRDIIMCDSKGTIYDKRPHGMNRIKDEVAAYTNRSKVEGTLADALEEADVFIGVSVEGALTPEMIGKMNPDPIIFAMANPVPEIMPEEAKKAGAKVIGTGRSDFPNQVNNVLAFPGIFRGALDVRATHINEKMKMAAVEAIANLITEEDLNTDYVIPGPFDARVAPAVAAAVAKAAMETGVARIKVKPEAVAENTRRLAIIE from the coding sequence TTGTCTTTACGTGAAGAAGCATTGCATATGCACCGCATTAACAAAGGTAAACTAGAATCAAAGTCCAAAATTCCTGTTCGAAACGCAGAGGATTTAAGCCTTGCTTATTCCCCTGGTGTAGCAGAACCTTGCAAAGAAATATATGATGATGTAAACAATGTATATGAATATACGATGAAAGGAAATATGGTAGCTGTTGTATCTGATGGCACTGCCGTATTGGGCTTGGGCAATATAGGTCCTGAAGCTGCTCTGCCAGTAATGGAAGGGAAAGCTGTCCTTTTTAAAAGTTTTGCCGGCGTAGATGCATTCCCAATTTGTTTAAACACGACAGATGTGGACAAAATTATAGAAACTGTTAAATTGCTAGAACCTACTTTTGGAGGCGTTAATTTAGAAGATATTGCGGCTCCTAACTGTTTTGAAATTGAAGAGCGGTTGAAAAAGGAAACAAATATCCCGGTTTTTCATGATGATCAGCATGGGACGGCTATTGTTACGGTAGCGGGCCTTCTTAATGCCCTGAAGCTGACAGGAAGAAAAATGTCACAAATCAAAGTGGTAGCGAATGGAGCAGGAGCTGCTGGCATTGCTATTATTAAATTATTATACAGCTATGGAGTGCGCGATATCATTATGTGTGATTCCAAAGGAACGATTTATGACAAGCGTCCTCACGGCATGAACCGTATAAAAGATGAAGTTGCAGCCTATACAAATCGAAGCAAAGTAGAAGGTACGTTAGCTGATGCCTTAGAAGAAGCTGACGTATTTATTGGAGTTTCGGTTGAAGGAGCACTCACACCGGAGATGATTGGAAAGATGAATCCAGACCCAATCATTTTTGCAATGGCAAATCCGGTGCCTGAAATTATGCCAGAAGAAGCTAAAAAAGCTGGCGCGAAAGTAATCGGCACCGGACGTTCTGATTTTCCTAATCAAGTGAACAATGTCTTAGCGTTTCCGGGGATATTCCGAGGTGCACTAGATGTACGTGCTACTCATATTAATGAAAAAATGAAAATGGCTGCAGTTGAGGCCATTGCTAATTTAATTACGGAAGAGGACTTGAATACAGACTATGTGATTCCAGGTCCATTTGATGCACGAGTGGCTCCGGCAGTAGCCGCCGCTGTTGCAAAAGCAGCTATGGAAACAGGCGTTGCCCGGATAAAGGTAAAGCCAGAAGCCGTAGCTGAAAACACACGTCGCTTAGCGATTATTGAATAA
- the dnaE gene encoding DNA polymerase III subunit alpha, whose product MPFVHLQLQSSYSLLSSSVRINELVETAKKMNYEAIALTDENVMYGVIPFYKACVKAGIKPIIGLTLSILEHEESERAYPLVLLAENDKGYENLLKLSSLVQTKEKHGVNKKWLHHYSGGVIAITPGVTGEVETLLAENKLQDAKRVLQFFKKVYSQSLYISIQRHGQDEAFINQQLTELAAEENIPLVATNQVKYLKKEDRDAYECLAAIRDGEKLHSDEEVKSKSSEYYFKSPDEMEDLFHDQHFLIEESIKIARRCELEISLGVMSIPKYPVPPSVTSSTYLRTLCEKGLQERVQVITEQYEERLDYELNIIENMRFSDYFLIVWDFMNYAHEHGILTGPGRGSAAGSLVSYALRITNVDPIQHQLLFERFLNPERISMPDIDIDFPDNKRDQVIQYVAQKYGGLHVAQIITFGTLAAKAAVRDVGRVMGFDQEALNKMSKAIPTKPGTTLKSALRDSRVLQDYLSENEARKQWYNIAMKIEGLPRHTSTHAAGVVISEKPLTQSVAVQEGHDDVYLTQYPMEALQDVGLLKMDFLGLRNLTILDHILKKIERDMNRKLSLSHIPFNDQKTFELLSKGDTTGIFQLESDGMRRVLQQLKPTELEDIVAVNALYRPGPMENIPTYIKRKHGVEKVIYDHPTLKDILQSTHGVIVYQEQIMQIASKMAGFSLGEADLLRRAVSKKERAVLDRERAHFIQGSKKKGYDLSVANRVYDLIVRFADYGFNRSHAVAYSMVAYQLAYLKAHYPLQFFSALLTSVIGNEGKIAQYINELKRKKIQVLPPSINKSMYSFNVEGESIRYSLAAIKHIGAAAMQEITEERKKKRFEDLFDFCARVSQKAVNKKGLEALILSGGFDEFGENRATLLATIDVAFEHASLVLPDDDFGFGDEFSLKPKYMEKEELKIEDRLQYEKDMLGFYLSSHPASQYEALNSFYSVVSLHDMKEYASGKAVSLLAFVLEIRVIRTKKGEQMAFLRITDESGEGEVVAFPRVFEQNRLLFEQGTVLLIQGKIDERNGQQQIVCQRAEAASEAVQKLPSEELYLRIETKQGTEKLLHTIYQHFQSHRGKIPVKIYYEAESQLVKLPVHYSIERSDELIKTLKAMLGEKHVVFKKI is encoded by the coding sequence GTGCCTTTTGTTCACTTGCAGCTTCAAAGTTCTTATAGCTTATTAAGCAGTTCCGTTCGTATTAATGAACTTGTAGAAACAGCTAAGAAAATGAACTATGAAGCGATTGCTTTGACTGATGAAAACGTGATGTACGGAGTCATTCCTTTTTATAAAGCCTGCGTGAAAGCGGGGATCAAGCCAATTATTGGGCTCACATTATCAATCCTAGAACATGAAGAAAGCGAGCGAGCGTACCCTTTAGTTTTGTTAGCGGAAAATGATAAGGGATATGAAAATCTATTAAAACTAAGCAGTTTAGTTCAAACCAAGGAAAAACACGGTGTAAATAAAAAATGGCTCCATCATTACAGCGGAGGGGTGATTGCTATTACACCCGGTGTAACTGGAGAAGTTGAAACCCTGCTAGCAGAAAACAAACTTCAAGATGCTAAGCGAGTGCTTCAATTCTTTAAAAAAGTATATTCGCAGTCTTTGTATATATCTATACAGCGCCACGGACAGGATGAAGCTTTTATAAATCAGCAGTTAACGGAACTTGCCGCTGAAGAAAATATTCCGCTTGTTGCGACGAATCAAGTGAAATATTTAAAAAAAGAAGATCGGGATGCGTATGAGTGTTTAGCAGCTATTCGAGACGGAGAGAAATTACATAGCGATGAAGAGGTAAAAAGTAAGAGCAGCGAGTACTATTTCAAATCACCTGATGAAATGGAAGATCTCTTTCATGACCAGCATTTTTTAATAGAAGAAAGTATAAAAATCGCAAGACGATGCGAGCTCGAAATTTCTCTAGGCGTAATGTCCATTCCAAAATATCCTGTTCCCCCGTCTGTTACATCATCAACCTACTTGCGCACTCTCTGCGAAAAAGGATTGCAAGAAAGAGTTCAAGTGATCACGGAACAATATGAGGAACGCTTGGATTATGAGCTAAACATTATTGAAAATATGCGCTTTAGTGATTACTTTCTTATCGTATGGGATTTTATGAATTATGCTCATGAACACGGTATTTTAACGGGTCCAGGCCGAGGTTCAGCGGCAGGCTCACTGGTCTCATACGCCTTGCGAATTACAAATGTTGATCCAATTCAGCATCAGCTTTTATTTGAGCGCTTTTTAAATCCTGAACGTATTTCGATGCCTGATATTGATATTGATTTTCCTGATAACAAACGAGATCAAGTCATTCAGTATGTGGCGCAAAAATATGGAGGGCTGCATGTAGCTCAAATCATTACATTTGGAACACTAGCAGCTAAAGCAGCCGTACGTGATGTAGGGAGAGTGATGGGATTTGATCAAGAAGCGCTAAACAAAATGTCCAAAGCCATTCCAACTAAACCAGGTACAACGTTGAAAAGCGCTCTTCGTGATTCAAGAGTTCTTCAAGACTATTTATCTGAAAATGAAGCCAGAAAACAATGGTACAACATTGCCATGAAGATAGAAGGACTGCCAAGGCATACTTCTACGCATGCAGCAGGCGTTGTGATTAGTGAGAAGCCGCTGACGCAATCTGTAGCTGTACAGGAAGGACATGACGATGTATATCTGACTCAATATCCAATGGAAGCTCTGCAAGACGTTGGGCTTTTGAAAATGGACTTTTTAGGTTTGCGCAACTTAACCATTTTAGATCATATTTTAAAGAAAATTGAGCGGGATATGAATCGAAAGCTGTCACTGTCTCATATACCATTTAACGATCAGAAAACTTTTGAACTGCTGAGCAAAGGGGATACGACCGGTATTTTTCAGCTAGAGTCAGATGGAATGAGAAGAGTGCTTCAGCAATTAAAACCTACAGAGCTAGAAGATATTGTAGCAGTTAACGCGCTGTATAGACCTGGTCCGATGGAAAATATTCCAACCTATATTAAGCGCAAGCATGGAGTGGAGAAGGTAATATATGATCATCCTACGCTCAAAGACATTTTACAATCCACGCACGGCGTTATCGTGTACCAAGAGCAAATTATGCAGATTGCTTCAAAAATGGCCGGTTTTTCTCTTGGAGAAGCAGATTTGTTGAGAAGAGCAGTTAGTAAAAAAGAACGGGCAGTGCTGGATCGTGAACGAGCTCATTTTATCCAAGGAAGCAAGAAGAAAGGGTATGACCTATCCGTTGCTAATCGAGTGTATGACCTTATTGTGCGTTTTGCTGATTATGGCTTCAACCGAAGTCATGCTGTTGCTTACAGTATGGTAGCCTATCAGTTAGCTTATTTGAAAGCACATTACCCGCTGCAGTTCTTTTCAGCTTTACTAACGAGCGTTATTGGAAATGAAGGGAAAATTGCTCAATATATTAATGAACTAAAAAGAAAAAAAATACAAGTTCTCCCACCTTCTATTAACAAGAGCATGTATTCGTTTAACGTAGAAGGTGAAAGTATAAGGTATAGCCTTGCAGCGATTAAACATATTGGTGCAGCAGCTATGCAGGAAATAACAGAAGAGCGAAAGAAAAAAAGATTTGAAGACTTATTTGATTTTTGTGCCCGTGTTTCACAAAAAGCCGTGAATAAAAAGGGGCTTGAAGCTTTGATTCTATCTGGAGGCTTTGATGAGTTCGGAGAAAATCGAGCTACTTTATTAGCAACGATTGATGTAGCGTTTGAACATGCAAGCTTGGTACTCCCAGATGATGACTTTGGATTTGGAGATGAATTTTCGTTAAAACCTAAATATATGGAAAAAGAGGAACTGAAAATAGAAGATCGGCTTCAGTATGAAAAAGATATGCTAGGTTTTTATTTATCAAGCCACCCTGCTTCTCAGTATGAAGCACTGAATTCCTTTTATTCTGTTGTTTCTCTTCACGATATGAAAGAATACGCTTCAGGAAAAGCGGTCTCTCTTTTAGCATTTGTGTTGGAAATTCGCGTCATTCGAACGAAAAAAGGAGAGCAAATGGCCTTTTTACGCATCACGGATGAAAGTGGAGAAGGAGAAGTTGTTGCGTTTCCCCGCGTATTTGAGCAGAATCGTCTGCTGTTTGAACAAGGTACGGTTTTACTGATACAGGGAAAGATAGATGAAAGAAATGGGCAGCAGCAAATTGTTTGTCAACGTGCTGAAGCTGCTAGCGAGGCGGTTCAAAAACTACCGTCAGAAGAATTATACTTACGTATAGAAACAAAGCAAGGTACAGAAAAGCTGCTTCATACTATTTACCAGCACTTTCAGTCTCATAGAGGGAAAATTCCCGTGAAAATTTATTATGAGGCAGAAAGTCAATTGGTCAAGCTTCCCGTTCACTATTCTATTGAACGAAGCGACGAGTTAATAAAAACTTTAAAAGCAATGCTAGGAGAGAAGCACGTTGTGTTCAAGAAGATATAG
- a CDS encoding YtrH family sporulation protein produces the protein MTKEPFMSLFIWSYFTSLGIILGGSLIGAFAGFLIGKSPLYVMHTLSNSLKIWAIVGAIGGTFDTFYSFERGLFEGATKDVFKQILLILSAMGGAQTGALIIKWLTQEHFV, from the coding sequence ATGACAAAAGAGCCTTTTATGTCTCTTTTCATTTGGAGTTACTTCACTTCATTAGGTATTATTTTAGGCGGTTCATTAATTGGAGCATTTGCGGGGTTTTTAATTGGCAAATCTCCTTTATACGTCATGCATACCCTCAGCAATAGTTTGAAAATCTGGGCAATTGTCGGAGCAATTGGAGGAACATTTGATACGTTTTACAGCTTTGAGCGAGGACTCTTTGAAGGGGCCACAAAAGATGTATTCAAACAAATCCTTTTAATTCTATCCGCTATGGGAGGAGCTCAGACCGGGGCTCTTATCATCAAGTGGTTAACTCAGGAGCATTTTGTATGA
- the ytrI gene encoding sporulation membrane protein YtrI, which yields MRVPSERMFKRSDWQRFFAGIVIGAIVSWGVFLTIYGVSRDRELEEIRIANDKLEKANLQISAWQEDVKALNKEMKQHLIIQNVKVKLVNGNRYKVNSVVEYNIQKSVDKEAQHLIAQDIESAYRSRDILKKAIENKKYEFDKTIYEVEVHQIYFYTTLSIEVRIKKMEKVL from the coding sequence ATGAGGGTACCCAGCGAGCGAATGTTCAAGCGCTCCGACTGGCAGCGTTTTTTTGCCGGCATAGTCATTGGAGCAATTGTTAGCTGGGGGGTGTTTTTAACGATTTATGGCGTTTCAAGAGATAGAGAGCTAGAAGAAATTCGAATTGCTAATGATAAGCTAGAAAAAGCAAATTTGCAAATTAGCGCATGGCAAGAAGATGTAAAAGCATTAAACAAGGAAATGAAGCAGCATTTAATTATTCAGAATGTGAAAGTAAAATTAGTAAACGGCAATCGTTATAAAGTAAACTCTGTGGTTGAATACAATATTCAAAAAAGCGTGGACAAAGAAGCACAGCACTTAATTGCCCAAGATATTGAAAGTGCATATCGAAGCAGGGATATCTTAAAAAAAGCAATTGAAAATAAAAAATACGAATTCGATAAAACGATTTATGAAGTTGAAGTTCATCAAATTTATTTTTATACAACGCTTTCGATTGAAGTTCGAATTAAAAAGATGGAAAAAGTACTATAA